A genomic window from Vagococcus entomophilus includes:
- a CDS encoding lysylphosphatidylglycerol synthase transmembrane domain-containing protein, translating to MSKKNRFYLVLVVILGAFVLTHELSKISWQSMKTEFSQLNWGWLLIAALCMLFYWGMEARVIQVLSKKENKDLSFAHVYRIPLIEHLFNSITPFSTGGQPAQLVALSQAGVDPGVSGSICLMKFVIYQVLIVVNFIGCVIFGFKIIETQLNTLSLFVILGFLIHVIVVVVLLMLMYWYPMTNKIVHFCLKFVKKFTTEERGLKMEQSILQKMENFYEESKYIRSQKKLVLRVCVLTFFQLAFYYVVPYFILLSLGIQNVSLFHVVIMHAFIILIISLFPVPGGAGGAEYTFTLLFGTFVLVKAKLVFAIILWRIITLYMGIVLGLVTLVFRPKSLRKKSIEN from the coding sequence ATGAGTAAAAAAAATCGTTTTTATCTCGTTCTAGTAGTAATTTTGGGAGCTTTTGTGCTCACACATGAACTCTCAAAAATCAGTTGGCAAAGTATGAAGACTGAATTTAGTCAACTGAACTGGGGCTGGTTGCTTATTGCAGCACTTTGTATGTTGTTCTATTGGGGAATGGAAGCCAGAGTCATTCAAGTTCTCTCTAAAAAAGAGAATAAAGATTTGTCCTTTGCACATGTATACCGTATCCCACTTATTGAGCATTTATTCAATTCTATTACCCCTTTTTCAACAGGAGGACAGCCAGCTCAACTTGTAGCACTTAGCCAAGCTGGTGTAGATCCAGGAGTAAGTGGTTCCATTTGTTTAATGAAATTCGTTATTTATCAAGTCCTAATTGTTGTGAATTTTATTGGTTGTGTTATTTTTGGGTTTAAAATTATTGAAACACAGCTAAATACACTATCATTGTTTGTTATTTTAGGTTTCTTAATACATGTAATTGTTGTAGTGGTACTCTTGATGCTGATGTATTGGTATCCGATGACCAATAAAATTGTTCATTTTTGTTTGAAGTTTGTCAAAAAATTTACAACAGAAGAACGTGGCTTGAAAATGGAACAATCAATTTTGCAAAAAATGGAAAACTTTTACGAAGAAAGTAAATATATACGCTCTCAAAAAAAATTAGTCTTGCGGGTGTGTGTGTTGACATTTTTCCAATTAGCCTTTTATTATGTTGTCCCTTATTTTATTTTGCTAAGCCTAGGGATACAAAATGTTAGTCTCTTTCATGTAGTAATTATGCACGCATTTATTATTTTGATTATTTCTTTGTTTCCAGTACCTGGAGGAGCAGGAGGAGCAGAATATACCTTTACTTTACTATTTGGAACATTCGTCCTTGTCAAAGCTAAGTTAGTTTTTGCCATCATTTTGTGGCGGATTATTACATTATATATGGGCATTGTTTTAGGTCTGGTTACTTTAGTATTTCGACCTAAATCACTTCGGAAAAAATCGATTGAAAACTAA
- a CDS encoding NAD(P)-dependent oxidoreductase: MTKIGFIGTGVMGTSIGQHLLEAGHTLAVFNRTKSKTDQLVKLGATYNATPKEVTLNSDVIFSMVGYPQDVEKIYYGAEGIFSADVTGKYLVDMTTSTPSLAIKIEKKAQELGAKSLDAPVSGGDIGAQKGTLTTMVGGETETYQELLPLFKVFSSKVNLQGGPGAGQHTKMANQIMIAGTMTGMTELLVYAQHAGLDVEKVLDTVGGGSAANWSLTNYAPRILQQDYSAGFFVKHFIKDLGIALDEAKKMKVQLPATEQAKKMYDELAHLGFENDGTQALIKLWWNKGIYEN, from the coding sequence ATGACAAAAATAGGATTTATCGGTACAGGAGTAATGGGTACCTCTATCGGGCAACATCTGCTAGAGGCAGGACATACGTTGGCTGTTTTCAATCGTACGAAAAGTAAAACGGATCAGCTAGTCAAATTAGGTGCTACCTATAATGCAACGCCCAAAGAAGTCACGCTAAATAGTGATGTGATTTTTAGCATGGTTGGGTATCCTCAAGATGTAGAAAAGATTTATTATGGCGCAGAAGGGATTTTTTCTGCCGATGTAACAGGTAAATATTTAGTCGATATGACAACAAGTACACCATCACTTGCGATAAAAATCGAGAAAAAAGCCCAAGAATTGGGAGCTAAATCATTGGATGCTCCTGTTTCTGGTGGGGATATTGGAGCTCAAAAGGGGACGCTTACAACAATGGTTGGTGGTGAAACCGAGACTTATCAAGAGCTTTTGCCTTTATTTAAGGTATTTAGTAGCAAAGTGAACTTACAAGGTGGGCCTGGTGCTGGGCAACATACTAAAATGGCAAACCAAATTATGATTGCAGGTACTATGACAGGTATGACAGAATTATTAGTCTACGCACAACATGCAGGCTTAGATGTTGAGAAAGTACTGGATACGGTTGGTGGGGGGAGCGCGGCAAACTGGTCACTAACTAATTATGCTCCACGTATTTTGCAACAAGATTATTCTGCGGGTTTCTTTGTTAAACATTTCATTAAAGATTTGGGAATTGCACTAGATGAAGCAAAAAAAATGAAAGTGCAATTACCAGCAACTGAACAAGCCAAAAAAATGTATGATGAATTAGCACATTTGGGTTTTGAAAATGATGGAACGCAAGCGTTAATTAAATTGTGGTGGAACAAAGGAATTTATGAAAATTAA
- a CDS encoding YkuJ family protein yields MKNSQLVAIIKRLEAMIDAQDNEIQVRRFEKEGNERCVVSYDSSSEMFDLTETGAQQGYEFDDIDLVAMEIYELLQD; encoded by the coding sequence ATGAAAAATTCGCAATTGGTTGCCATTATTAAACGTTTAGAGGCAATGATTGATGCACAAGATAACGAAATTCAAGTTCGTCGCTTTGAAAAAGAAGGAAATGAGCGTTGTGTTGTCAGCTATGATAGTAGTAGTGAAATGTTTGATCTAACTGAAACAGGTGCACAACAAGGATATGAATTTGATGATATTGACCTTGTCGCAATGGAAATTTATGAATTATTGCAAGATTAA